One genomic window of Candidatus Kryptoniota bacterium includes the following:
- a CDS encoding SPOR domain-containing protein, whose amino-acid sequence MISRSNWSHFYVAAILISLTQIAFAQTSERDSTGVDTSAAIRDSAVVRSDTVGMRRDTLTTSADTVSAPKDTLDIITSAANLNTVPGFRIQILATQSLQDAIDMKAEAQSELDGYNIYLVYDPPFYKVRVGDFKARYEANKAGNYIVSHGYPDAWTVPDNVFRNPATRK is encoded by the coding sequence ATGATATCGAGATCAAATTGGTCGCATTTTTATGTCGCCGCGATTCTGATTTCATTGACTCAGATCGCATTTGCTCAGACCTCTGAACGGGACTCGACGGGCGTAGATACCTCCGCGGCGATCAGGGATTCCGCCGTCGTGAGATCGGATACCGTCGGCATGAGAAGAGATACGCTGACCACTTCGGCGGACACCGTCTCAGCGCCAAAGGACACTCTCGATATCATTACAAGCGCGGCGAATCTCAACACCGTTCCGGGTTTCAGGATCCAGATTCTTGCCACGCAAAGTCTCCAGGACGCAATCGACATGAAGGCCGAAGCTCAATCCGAGCTTGACGGGTACAATATTTATCTCGTTTACGATCCACCTTTCTACAAAGTGCGTGTGGGCGATTTCAAAGCAAGATATGAGGCCAACAAGGCGGGGAACTATATCGTGTCTCACGGCTACCCCGACGCATGGACCGTACCCGACAACGTTTTCAGAAACCCTGCCACCAGAAAGTAG